One genomic window of Clostridia bacterium includes the following:
- a CDS encoding GntR family transcriptional regulator: MRIRMEVGEARYEQIAVDLARKIVRGEFSVGQKLSGRSLLAGTYNVSPETIRRSIALLQNIGVVEAITGSGVYIKSRELAREYVREYKERQEILDHKQRIVTLMNQRQALDLELEKELTRFLEFSFQKASILEQVEELVIPSHSWVVGQTIAATDLRQLTGATIMIIHRQGQEIYSPPADLKLKAQDVLIIVGSGEAREQFKKLIKQEQV; the protein is encoded by the coding sequence ATGCGGATACGTATGGAGGTTGGGGAGGCTCGTTATGAGCAGATTGCAGTTGATTTGGCTCGTAAAATAGTACGGGGTGAATTTAGTGTAGGTCAAAAACTTTCCGGACGTTCTTTATTAGCCGGTACTTATAATGTTTCCCCAGAGACAATACGCCGTAGTATTGCTCTTTTACAGAATATTGGGGTAGTAGAAGCAATTACCGGTAGTGGTGTTTATATTAAATCTCGGGAATTGGCTCGGGAATATGTCAGAGAATATAAAGAAAGGCAAGAAATTTTAGATCATAAACAAAGAATTGTTACCTTAATGAATCAGCGTCAAGCCCTAGATTTGGAATTGGAAAAGGAGTTAACGCGTTTTTTAGAATTCTCCTTTCAAAAGGCATCTATTTTGGAGCAAGTAGAAGAATTAGTTATTCCCAGTCATTCTTGGGTTGTCGGGCAGACAATCGCCGCCACGGATTTAAGACAACTTACCGGGGCCACGATTATGATTATTCATCGACAAGGACAAGAGATTTATTCACCACCAGCTGATTTAAAATTAAAAGCACAAGATGTTTTAATTATTGTTGGCTCTGGCGAAGCCCGGGAACAATTTAAAAAATTAATTAAACAAGAACAGGTTTAA
- a CDS encoding CvpA family protein — MNIIDGLILLVLFWGAYKGYRRGLLSSLVGLASVLIGLMVAWQVEPQISLWFEESFQTITKLAHYLAEHLQVSEMSIDLPFLLAHLVLKVGIIILVWFLVAKGLVFLAYLVTKLLGKGFLGNLNKGGGLIFGLFSRLLILVVLIGLINPWLGIASSWEGAGSLILKKMECSLLVPHLNQLFFLLTGGRVDGLIFR, encoded by the coding sequence ATGAATATTATTGATGGTTTAATTCTTCTTGTCCTCTTTTGGGGGGCTTATAAAGGTTATCGCCGGGGTTTACTGAGTAGTTTAGTCGGTTTGGCAAGTGTGTTGATTGGTTTAATGGTAGCTTGGCAGGTTGAACCTCAGATTAGTCTTTGGTTCGAAGAATCTTTTCAAACGATAACTAAATTAGCTCATTATTTGGCGGAACATTTACAGGTTTCAGAAATGAGTATTGATCTTCCTTTTTTATTGGCTCATCTCGTTTTAAAAGTAGGAATTATTATTTTAGTTTGGTTTTTAGTGGCGAAAGGTTTGGTCTTTTTGGCTTATTTAGTTACTAAGTTATTAGGGAAAGGATTTTTAGGTAATTTAAATAAAGGTGGGGGTTTGATTTTTGGTTTATTTAGTCGGCTTTTAATTCTTGTTGTTTTAATTGGTTTAATTAATCCGTGGTTGGGAATTGCTTCATCTTGGGAAGGGGCTGGTAGCCTTATTTTGAAAAAAATGGAGTGTTCCTTATTAGTTCCCCATCTAAATCAATTATTTTTCTTGCTGACAGGAGGACGTGTAGATGGCCTTATTTTTCGGTAG
- a CDS encoding DUF951 domain-containing protein: MAEYTVGDFVILKKAHPCGSREWEIMRTGMDFRIKCRGCGRQVWLSRADFEKAVRKKVSI; this comes from the coding sequence ATGGCAGAATATACTGTAGGTGATTTTGTGATCTTAAAAAAGGCTCATCCCTGTGGCAGTCGGGAATGGGAAATAATGAGGACGGGAATGGACTTTCGAATTAAATGCAGGGGTTGTGGGCGTCAAGTATGGTTGAGCAGAGCCGATTTTGAAAAAGCGGTTAGGAAAAAGGTTTCTATTTAA
- a CDS encoding 30S ribosomal protein S6, with the protein MRNYEMALVVRPDLEEEQVEEFQAGLVELITSFQGEIIEQDNWGKRRLAYNVRDYREGFYFFVNFKGTPELAKELDRVLKIADQVLRFMILREGK; encoded by the coding sequence ATGCGTAATTATGAAATGGCTTTGGTGGTTAGACCAGATTTGGAAGAAGAACAAGTTGAAGAATTTCAAGCAGGATTAGTAGAGTTAATTACTAGTTTTCAGGGTGAAATTATTGAACAGGATAATTGGGGAAAAAGAAGATTAGCCTATAATGTTAGGGATTATCGTGAAGGTTTTTATTTTTTTGTTAATTTTAAAGGAACACCAGAATTAGCCAAAGAATTAGACCGTGTTTTAAAGATTGCTGATCAGGTTTTACGGTTTATGATTTTGCGGGAAGGAAAATAA
- the ssb gene encoding single-stranded DNA-binding protein, whose translation MLNRVVLIGRLTRDPELRYTPNGIAVASFTLAVNRPWLNQQGEREADFIPIVVWRKQAENCANYINKGSLVAVDGRMQVRTYETKEGQRRWVTEVVADSVRFLERRESSEPAQDFGAVGSEVEFSEEDLPF comes from the coding sequence ATGTTAAATCGGGTAGTATTAATCGGTCGGTTGACACGTGATCCGGAATTGCGTTATACACCTAATGGGATAGCGGTGGCTTCATTTACATTAGCGGTTAATCGTCCTTGGCTAAATCAGCAGGGTGAAAGGGAAGCCGATTTTATACCGATAGTTGTTTGGCGTAAACAGGCTGAAAACTGTGCTAATTATATTAATAAAGGTAGTTTGGTAGCTGTAGATGGTCGTATGCAGGTAAGAACCTATGAAACTAAAGAGGGACAGCGGCGGTGGGTTACAGAAGTGGTAGCAGATTCAGTGCGTTTTTTGGAACGCCGTGAAAGTAGTGAGCCTGCTCAGGATTTCGGTGCAGTAGGTAGTGAAGTAGAGTTTTCGGAAGAGGATTTGCCATTTTAA
- a CDS encoding 30S ribosomal protein S18, with product MKRDRGRRPRKKVCAFCVEKVTDIDYKEVARLRKYITERGKILPRRISGNCAKHQRQLTVAIKRARNIALLPYIAE from the coding sequence GTGAAACGTGATCGCGGCCGTCGTCCACGTAAAAAGGTCTGTGCTTTTTGTGTGGAAAAGGTGACGGATATTGATTATAAAGAAGTGGCCCGTCTGCGGAAATATATTACTGAACGGGGTAAAATTTTACCACGGCGGATTTCCGGCAATTGTGCCAAACATCAGCGGCAATTAACCGTAGCTATTAAGCGGGCACGCAATATTGCTCTGCTTCCTTATATAGCGGAGTAA
- a CDS encoding YybS family protein: MHNSVRTQAIVEGALLAALTAILGLAGIYLPFLRLVIDFLWTIPIVVITVRHGLRVGMITLSVAGVLIVMLAHPLSAFFLILQFGGLALFYGAAFREKWRPAATLFVGTGIAVLSFLLVLALLVQLTGFEALNFAEQMEASIEPTIELYRQLGLFKQGAQTGVTETAVREMLTALTQTAILLIPAFFVLWALATAFLNYLLAQQILGKLKIRTPVLPSFRHWQLPWWIVWGFIFGFAAYLIGDYFALEKLVQIGMNIILIYAPILFILGLAVASFYLGKYVKGTMARVFLIFLVIFFFRFLFLALMAVGLLDLLFDYRNILGR; the protein is encoded by the coding sequence GTGCATAATTCCGTGCGAACACAGGCTATAGTTGAAGGGGCTTTATTAGCTGCCCTGACTGCTATTTTAGGGTTAGCCGGGATTTATCTACCCTTTTTAAGGTTAGTGATAGATTTTTTATGGACAATTCCTATTGTGGTGATTACTGTTCGTCATGGTTTGCGAGTAGGTATGATTACCTTGAGTGTCGCCGGGGTTTTAATTGTGATGCTGGCCCATCCTTTGTCGGCCTTTTTTCTGATTTTACAATTCGGGGGTTTAGCTCTTTTTTACGGAGCGGCCTTTCGTGAAAAATGGCGGCCGGCGGCTACTTTGTTTGTCGGTACTGGGATCGCTGTCCTTTCCTTTTTATTGGTTCTAGCCTTATTAGTACAATTAACTGGTTTTGAAGCCTTAAATTTTGCTGAACAAATGGAAGCTAGTATTGAACCAACCATAGAATTATATCGGCAGTTGGGTCTTTTTAAGCAGGGTGCTCAAACTGGGGTGACGGAAACCGCGGTAAGGGAAATGTTAACAGCCTTAACGCAAACTGCTATTTTACTTATTCCGGCCTTCTTTGTTTTATGGGCTTTGGCCACAGCTTTTTTAAATTACTTGCTTGCTCAACAGATTTTAGGCAAATTGAAAATAAGGACACCGGTTTTGCCTTCTTTTCGTCATTGGCAATTACCGTGGTGGATTGTTTGGGGCTTTATTTTCGGTTTTGCGGCTTATTTAATCGGTGATTACTTTGCTCTGGAAAAACTTGTCCAGATAGGTATGAATATCATCTTGATTTATGCACCAATTTTATTTATTTTAGGACTAGCTGTGGCTAGTTTTTACTTGGGGAAATATGTAAAAGGTACTATGGCACGTGTTTTTTTAATTTTTTTGGTAATCTTCTTTTTTCGTTTTCTCTTTTTAGCCTTGATGGCTGTAGGTCTTTTAGATTTATTATTTGATTATCGTAATATATTAGGGAGGTAA
- a CDS encoding 50S ribosomal protein L9 — protein MRVILRKDVPGTGKQNEVVEVAEGYARNYLLPKGLAVEATAGNLRDLTHKKEKQAQREAKELAGAEKTAAALKDVAVTIAVKAGEAGRLFGSIGTRDIGISLTEKTGLEIDRRKIVLEGPIKELGSYEVPLKLHPQITAIIKVEVVEAEEERG, from the coding sequence ATGCGGGTTATTTTAAGAAAAGATGTTCCTGGAACGGGAAAGCAAAATGAGGTTGTGGAGGTAGCCGAAGGTTATGCACGCAACTATTTATTACCAAAGGGTTTAGCGGTGGAAGCCACTGCGGGTAATTTACGTGATTTGACACATAAAAAAGAAAAACAGGCTCAACGGGAAGCTAAGGAATTGGCAGGGGCTGAAAAAACAGCGGCTGCTTTAAAAGATGTGGCTGTAACCATTGCCGTTAAAGCCGGGGAAGCAGGGCGTTTGTTTGGCTCGATTGGTACCCGTGATATTGGTATCTCTTTGACCGAAAAAACAGGGCTGGAAATAGATCGGCGTAAAATTGTTTTGGAAGGGCCAATTAAGGAATTAGGTAGCTATGAGGTGCCTTTAAAACTACACCCTCAAATTACAGCTATAATTAAGGTAGAAGTTGTGGAGGCTGAAGAAGAAAGGGGCTAG
- the lonC gene encoding ATP-dependent protease, Lon family codes for MLKQNKQKSWRQILGRKKILKQQIVVYQVEALLQLLSDLWGAESFTLQAKELGVLNSLHSKRIPERALALKKLVYQDAALKLNKAEKADLNLLIKDVEEKITDLIAQKTLERELEAQVMKKMQDRHEDYLNEVRLQIIKERSPNPENAQTLKKLAVLEKRNFTKLANSITEILRPQTLEEIVGQERALQALLAKMASPYPQHILLYGPPGVGKTSAARLVLELVKKMPSSPFLATAPFVEVDGTTLRWDPREITNPLLGSVHDPIYQGARRDLAETGIPEPKLGLVTEAHGGVLFIDEIGEMDPLLQNKLLKVLEDKRVYFDSAYYDSHDPQVPQYIKKIFSEGAPADFVLIAATTCSPAQISPAIRSRCAEVFFEPLSPREIEKIIEQAALKLQVKLAPEVPSLISKYTVEARKANSLLADAYSLVHYRAISGKELFISVEDMYEVIQAARLTPYVTLRGSTRGEVGRVLALGTSGYLGSLLEIEAVAFPARKKGEGQVRFNDTAGSMAKDSVFNASSVVRKLSGLDLHNYDLHVNLVGGGKVDGPSAGLAICLVIYSALLKIPLRQDVAVTGELSIQGRVKAVGGIFEKIYGAEQAQISKVLLPRENQADIPVDLQSPQIVLVETIEEALAQIIWKE; via the coding sequence ATGTTAAAGCAAAATAAACAAAAAAGCTGGCGGCAAATTTTAGGGCGAAAAAAAATACTTAAACAGCAAATTGTGGTCTATCAGGTGGAAGCACTTTTACAGTTGTTATCTGATCTTTGGGGTGCGGAGAGTTTTACTTTACAAGCCAAAGAATTGGGAGTTTTAAATTCACTGCATTCTAAACGGATTCCGGAAAGGGCCTTAGCTTTAAAAAAATTAGTTTATCAGGATGCTGCTTTGAAATTAAATAAAGCCGAAAAAGCTGATTTAAATCTTTTAATTAAAGATGTTGAAGAAAAAATTACCGATTTAATTGCTCAAAAGACGTTGGAGCGAGAATTGGAAGCTCAAGTAATGAAAAAGATGCAGGATCGGCATGAAGATTATTTAAATGAAGTCCGTTTGCAAATTATTAAAGAAAGAAGTCCTAATCCAGAAAATGCCCAGACATTAAAAAAATTAGCTGTTTTGGAAAAAAGAAATTTTACCAAATTAGCTAATTCGATTACGGAAATTCTGCGTCCGCAAACTTTAGAAGAGATTGTAGGACAAGAACGGGCCTTGCAAGCACTTTTAGCTAAAATGGCTAGTCCTTATCCTCAGCATATTCTATTATATGGGCCGCCAGGGGTAGGTAAAACGTCCGCAGCACGTTTGGTTTTGGAATTAGTAAAAAAAATGCCGTCTTCACCTTTTTTAGCTACAGCACCTTTTGTGGAGGTAGATGGAACTACTTTGCGTTGGGATCCGCGTGAGATTACCAATCCGCTTTTAGGTTCAGTACATGATCCTATTTATCAAGGGGCTCGTCGTGATTTAGCGGAAACGGGGATCCCAGAACCTAAATTGGGTTTGGTTACTGAAGCACATGGGGGAGTGCTTTTTATTGATGAAATCGGTGAAATGGATCCTCTCCTACAGAATAAATTGTTGAAAGTTTTGGAAGATAAAAGAGTTTATTTTGATTCTGCTTATTATGATTCTCATGATCCCCAAGTACCACAATATATTAAAAAGATTTTTTCTGAAGGGGCACCGGCAGATTTTGTTTTAATTGCGGCTACAACTTGTTCACCTGCACAAATTAGTCCGGCGATTCGTTCCCGCTGTGCGGAAGTGTTTTTCGAACCTCTTTCACCTCGGGAAATTGAAAAAATTATTGAACAAGCGGCTTTAAAATTACAAGTAAAACTGGCACCTGAGGTGCCGAGTTTAATTAGTAAATATACGGTAGAGGCACGTAAGGCTAATAGCCTATTAGCTGATGCTTATAGTTTAGTACATTACCGGGCCATATCTGGTAAAGAGCTCTTTATATCTGTCGAGGATATGTATGAAGTTATTCAAGCGGCCCGTTTAACCCCCTATGTCACCTTGCGGGGCTCTACACGGGGAGAAGTTGGTCGGGTATTGGCTTTGGGTACCTCTGGTTATTTAGGTTCACTTTTGGAAATTGAAGCTGTGGCTTTTCCGGCACGTAAAAAAGGGGAGGGGCAAGTACGTTTTAATGATACAGCTGGTTCTATGGCTAAAGATTCGGTTTTTAATGCCTCTTCGGTGGTTAGGAAATTGAGTGGTTTAGATTTACATAATTATGATTTACATGTTAATTTGGTTGGTGGCGGAAAGGTGGATGGTCCTTCAGCAGGACTGGCAATTTGTCTGGTAATTTATAGTGCTTTGTTGAAAATACCTTTGCGGCAGGATGTGGCCGTTACCGGAGAATTATCCATACAAGGTCGGGTGAAGGCTGTAGGCGGCATTTTTGAGAAAATATATGGGGCTGAACAAGCACAAATCAGCAAGGTGTTGCTGCCGCGAGAAAATCAAGCCGATATCCCCGTTGATTTACAATCTCCACAGATAGTTTTAGTAGAAACTATTGAGGAGGCTTTAGCTCAAATTATTTGGAAAGAGTGA
- the dnaB gene encoding replicative DNA helicase, which translates to MLLEKLPPHNLEAEQAVLGAMMLDKDAVYTALEILQAEDFYKEAHRIIYTAMQKLETQSEPIDMITLTEELHRQNKMEQVGGVGYVTEIANIVPTAANVRHYADIVFEKSLLRKMIQVSTQIANRCYEEAEDAYLLLDQAEKMILQIAEGRSFTGLIPLRQVLSETLKKIEALASKEVELTGVPSYFTDLDRMTSGWQTSDLIILAARPAMGKTSFGLNIAQNAALKAKIPVAIFSLEMSREQLVQRFISSEALLDQYKLRTGRLLDDEWQQLTRAAQPLSQAEIYIDDTPAISVLELRTKARRLKAEKGLGLIIIDYLQLMQVGRRQENRQQEISEISRSLKSLARELSVPIIALSQLSRAVEQTHDKRPALSHLRESGALEQDADLVMFIFRDDYYNLESDKPGIAEIIIAKHRNGPTGTVELGFIKEFTKFVNIEKQRTEN; encoded by the coding sequence ATGCTGCTTGAAAAATTACCACCTCATAATTTAGAGGCAGAACAAGCTGTTCTGGGTGCAATGATGTTGGATAAAGATGCTGTCTACACAGCATTGGAAATTCTGCAAGCTGAAGATTTTTATAAAGAGGCTCATCGCATTATTTATACAGCCATGCAAAAATTGGAAACTCAAAGTGAACCTATTGATATGATTACTCTTACCGAAGAATTGCACCGACAGAATAAAATGGAACAGGTCGGTGGGGTAGGTTATGTAACCGAAATTGCTAATATTGTTCCTACCGCAGCTAATGTACGCCATTATGCAGATATTGTTTTTGAAAAATCACTATTACGTAAAATGATTCAAGTATCTACTCAGATCGCCAATCGCTGTTATGAGGAAGCAGAGGATGCTTATCTTTTACTAGATCAAGCCGAAAAAATGATTTTGCAAATTGCTGAAGGCCGCAGTTTTACCGGTTTAATTCCTTTGCGCCAAGTCTTGTCCGAGACTTTGAAAAAAATAGAGGCTTTGGCTAGTAAAGAAGTTGAATTAACCGGTGTCCCTTCTTATTTTACAGATTTAGATAGAATGACTTCTGGCTGGCAGACTTCAGATTTAATTATTTTAGCTGCCCGTCCAGCTATGGGGAAAACTTCCTTTGGGTTAAATATTGCCCAGAATGCTGCTTTAAAGGCTAAAATACCGGTAGCCATTTTTAGTTTGGAAATGTCCAGGGAACAATTGGTGCAGAGATTTATTAGTTCTGAAGCACTTCTTGATCAGTATAAATTACGTACTGGCAGATTACTTGATGATGAATGGCAGCAATTAACCCGAGCAGCTCAACCTTTATCTCAGGCTGAAATTTATATTGATGATACACCGGCTATTTCCGTTCTGGAACTGCGGACCAAGGCTCGCCGTTTAAAAGCGGAAAAGGGGTTAGGTTTAATTATTATTGATTATTTGCAATTAATGCAGGTCGGCCGCCGTCAGGAAAATCGCCAGCAAGAAATCTCCGAAATTTCTCGTTCCTTAAAATCTTTAGCTCGGGAATTAAGTGTACCGATAATTGCACTTTCACAACTTTCGCGTGCTGTGGAACAAACTCATGATAAAAGACCGGCTCTCAGTCATTTGCGAGAGTCCGGTGCTTTAGAACAAGATGCCGATTTAGTCATGTTTATTTTCCGTGATGATTATTATAATTTAGAAAGTGATAAACCTGGTATTGCTGAAATCATTATTGCTAAACACCGTAATGGTCCTACAGGTACGGTAGAATTAGGTTTTATTAAGGAATTTACTAAATTTGTTAATATTGAAAAACAGCGAACCGAAAATTAA